The Miscanthus floridulus cultivar M001 chromosome 17, ASM1932011v1, whole genome shotgun sequence genome has a window encoding:
- the LOC136516885 gene encoding derlin-2.2, which yields MAQAVEEWYRQMPIITRSYLTAAVVTTVGCTLDIISPYHLYLNPKLVVQHYEIWRLVTNFLYFRKMDLDFLFHMFFLARYCKLLEENSFRGRTADFFYMLLFGATVLTGIVLIGGMIPYISETFARILFLSNSLTFMMVYVWSKHNPFIHMSFLGLFTFTAAYLPWVLLGFSILVGSSTWVDLLGMIAGHVYYFLEDVYPRMTGRRPLKTPSFIKALFADDNVVVAQPPNAGIGAGARFGAVGLDPQAQ from the exons ATGGCGCAGGCGGTGGAGGAGTGGTACCGGCAGATGCCCATCATCACGCGCTCCTACctcaccgccgccgtcgtcaccaCCGTCGGCTGCACCCTCGAC ATCATTTCGCCGTATCACCTGTACCTCAACCCGAAGCTCGTCGTGCAGCACTACGAGATCTGGCGCCTCGTCACCAACTTCCTCTACTTCCGCAAGATGG ATTTGGATTTTCTGTTCCACATGTTTTTTCTTGCACGATACTGCAAGCTTCTGGAGGAGAACTCATTTAGAGGAAGAACTGCCGACTTTTTCTACATGCTCTTGTTTGGTGCTACTGTCCTAACTGGCATTGTTCTGATCGGAGGGATGATACCTTACATTTCCGAGACATTTGCCAGAATTCTGTTCTTGAGCAATTCATTGACGTTTATGATG GTTTATGTCTGGAGCAAGCACAACCCTTTCATCCATATGAGCTTTCTGGGCCTGTTCACCTTTACGGCTGCTTACTTACCATGG GTCCTTTTGGGCTTCTCTATCCTCGTTGGGAGCAGCACATGGGTGGATCTCTTG gGTATGATTGCTGGACATGTGTACTACTTTCTGGAAGATGTATACCCACGGATGACTGGCCGTCGCCCCCTGAAGACACCGTCCTTCATCAAGGCGCTATTTGCTGATGACAATGTTGTGGTGGCACAGCCACCCAATGCTGGGATTGGTGCCGGTGCAAGGTTTGGTGCTGTGGGTCTAGATCCCCAGGCTCAATGA